The following are encoded in a window of Francisella tularensis subsp. tularensis genomic DNA:
- the aguB gene encoding N-carbamoylputrescine amidase gives MANIKVAVVQLSFNDNEAENLAKLESKIIQAAKNGAKIILTPELPSYLYFCKKQNSKYFDLAKTIDESPIVKLYKLLAHKYNIVLPASFFERDGNACYNSIAMIDADGSIMGVYRKAHIPDGIGYQEKYYFSPGSAGFKVWDTKYAKVGVGICWDQWFPEAARVMALKGAEILLYPTAIGSEPHLPDYDSKDHWQRVMQGHAAANMLPVLASNRYATEANDDITATYYGSSFITDHTGDKIAEADRSGDDILYATFDFAELQQQRFYWGLFRDRRPELYDEIVRKY, from the coding sequence ATGGCGAATATAAAAGTTGCAGTTGTCCAATTATCTTTTAATGATAATGAAGCTGAAAATTTAGCAAAACTGGAGAGTAAAATTATTCAAGCAGCTAAAAATGGTGCAAAAATAATTCTTACTCCAGAGTTACCAAGTTATCTATATTTTTGCAAAAAACAAAATTCTAAATATTTTGATTTAGCTAAAACCATTGATGAATCACCAATAGTAAAATTATATAAACTCTTAGCACATAAATATAATATTGTTTTGCCTGCTAGTTTTTTTGAGAGAGATGGAAATGCTTGTTATAACTCGATAGCAATGATTGATGCGGATGGTTCGATAATGGGTGTATATCGTAAAGCCCATATTCCAGACGGTATTGGTTACCAAGAGAAATATTATTTCTCACCTGGAAGTGCTGGTTTTAAGGTTTGGGATACTAAATATGCTAAAGTTGGAGTTGGTATTTGCTGGGATCAATGGTTTCCAGAAGCTGCTAGAGTAATGGCTTTAAAAGGTGCTGAAATTTTATTATATCCAACAGCAATAGGGAGCGAACCACACTTACCAGATTACGATTCAAAAGATCATTGGCAAAGAGTGATGCAAGGGCATGCTGCGGCAAATATGTTGCCCGTATTAGCATCAAATAGATATGCAACTGAGGCAAATGATGATATCACAGCAACTTATTATGGCAGCTCATTCATAACTGATCATACTGGTGATAAAATTGCTGAGGCTGACAGAAGCGGTGACGATATACTTTATGCAACATTTGATTTTGCTGAACTACAGCAGCAAAGGTTTTATTGGGGATTATTTAGGGATCGTCGCCCTGAGCTTTATGATGAAATTGTTAGAAAGTATTAA
- a CDS encoding UDP-2,3-diacylglucosamine diphosphatase yields MAHNKDIYLISDLHLNANHAEMADLFKKFLDSITSTQNQLFILGDFFDYWIGDNHRDDFYHKITNWLKEASDQGLEIFFMYGNRDFLIGRKFAKQSGVTLIKDPYYIDISKQKILFSHGDLFCTDDKSYQIYRKWIAYNPILRFIFRRLPLFIREYTARNVRKASYVKNRKNPNVDVTTKGIEKYRKDCDIIIHGHTHKMAVHIADNYTRYVLGDWFKDGNYIKISKNGEIMQVRTLN; encoded by the coding sequence TGGCTGATCTTTTTAAAAAGTTTTTAGATAGCATTACATCTACACAAAACCAGCTTTTTATTCTTGGTGACTTTTTTGATTATTGGATCGGTGATAATCACAGAGATGACTTTTATCATAAAATCACAAATTGGCTAAAAGAAGCTTCAGATCAAGGTTTAGAAATATTTTTCATGTATGGAAATCGTGATTTTTTGATTGGCAGAAAATTTGCTAAACAAAGTGGCGTGACTTTAATTAAAGATCCATACTATATAGATATCTCTAAGCAAAAAATACTTTTCTCGCATGGAGATCTATTTTGTACAGATGATAAGAGTTACCAAATTTACAGAAAATGGATAGCATACAACCCTATCCTTAGATTTATTTTTAGAAGATTACCTTTATTTATTAGAGAATACACCGCGAGAAATGTGCGCAAAGCAAGTTATGTAAAAAACCGTAAAAATCCGAATGTTGATGTAACAACTAAAGGCATTGAAAAATATCGCAAAGACTGTGACATTATCATTCATGGTCATACGCATAAAATGGCTGTACATATAGCTGATAACTATACTAGATATGTACTTGGCGACTGGTTCAAAGATGGTAACTATATAAAAATCTCAAAAAATGGTGAGATTATGCAGGTTAGAACTCTAAACTAA